One Labrus mixtus chromosome 12, fLabMix1.1, whole genome shotgun sequence DNA segment encodes these proteins:
- the fez2b gene encoding fasciculation and elongation protein zeta-2 isoform X3, producing the protein MAAPLAHFDEDWQDFNEFKPSSATAEQLDQLNSNVGDSSSGLDDFSDLDNSFSGEICSFKSMEDLVHDFDEKLTVCFRNYNTATENIAPIKPITEDNYLKDDEVWNALTDNYGNVMAVDWKTSHTRSLHLPTLKLTELEKLDNQSLDLSDDEELREQMDMHSIIVSCINNEPLYTAEQVIEEIEEMMQESPDPDDDDSPSQSDLSMLSQDLHALKRSGSNTSYEDRLRHLSVSELTETLEEVETAIRRYSEELIQALALRDELDYEKEVKNSFISLLIDVQNRQKEHRELLRKKKKIRSTTTTGPNGQRTTSTHIPGTYLTTVIPYEKKAGSPPVEDLQILTKILHAMRDDSEKVPALLTDYILKVLCPT; encoded by the exons ATGGCGGCTCCGTTAGCCCATTTTGATGAGGACTGGCAGGATTTTAACGAATTCAAGCCGTCCTCCGCTACGGCCGAGCAGCTGGACCAGCTGAACTCCAATGTGGGCGATTCGTCGTCGGGCCTAGACGATTTCTCCGACCTGGACAACAGTTTCTCCGGGGAGATATGCAGCTTCAAATCGATGGAGGACCTCGTCCACGACTTCGACGAGAAGCTGACAGTTTGTTTCCGAAACTATAACACCGCAACGGAGAACATAGCTCCCATTAAACCCATCACAGAGGATAATTACCTGAAAGACGACGA GGTGTGGAATGCTCTGACGGACAATTATGGCAACGTGATGGCGGTGGACTGGAAAACATCGCACACTCGCTCCCTACACCTGCCAACCCTCAAACTCACTGAGCTCGAG AAGTTGGACAACCAGTCTCTGGATCTGTCAGACGACGAGGAGCTGAGGGAGCAGATGGACATGCACTCCATCATCGTGTCCTGCATCAACAATGAGCCGCTCTATACAGCTGAACAG GTGATCGAGGAGATAGAAGAGATGATGCAGGAGTCTCCAGACCCAGACGATGATGACAGTCCTTCACAGTCCGACCTCTCCATGCTCTCTCAGGACCTCCATGCCCTGAAACGCTCGGGCTCCAACACCAGCTACGAGGACC GGCTGCGacatctgtctgtgtctgagctGACCGAGACTCTGGAGGAAGTGGAGACGGCCATCCGCCGCTACAGCGAGGAGCTGATCCAGGCTCTGGCCCTGCGGGACGAACTGGACTACGAAAAGGAG GTGAAGAACAGCTTCATCTCGCTGCTGATCGACGTGCAGAACAGACAGAAGGAGCACCGCGAGCTGCTgcggaagaagaagaaaatcagaAGTACGACAACAACCGGGCCCAACGGCCAAAGGACAACCAGCACGCACATACCGGGCACG tATCTGACCACAGTAATCCCATATGAGAAGAAAGCAGGCTCCCCACCAGTCGAAGACCTCCAGATCCTCACAAAGA TCCTCCACGCCATGAGGGACGACAGTGAGAAGGTGCCTGCCCTGCTTACAGACTACATCCTCAAAG TTCTTTGTCCCACGTAA
- the fez2b gene encoding fasciculation and elongation protein zeta-2 isoform X1: MAAPLAHFDEDWQDFNEFKPSSATAEQLDQLNSNVGDSSSGLDDFSDLDNSFSGEICSFKSMEDLVHDFDEKLTVCFRNYNTATENIAPIKPITEDNYLKDDEVWNALTDNYGNVMAVDWKTSHTRSLHLPTLKLTELEKLDNQSLDLSDDEELREQMDMHSIIVSCINNEPLYTAEQVIEEIEEMMQESPDPDDDDSPSQSDLSMLSQDLHALKRSGSNTSYEDRLRHLSVSELTETLEEVETAIRRYSEELIQALALRDELDYEKEVKNSFISLLIDVQNRQKEHRELLRKKKKIRSTTTTGPNGQRTTSTHIPGTLLTLEGLSNVIQNGLRQTFGNTGGDKQYLTTVIPYEKKAGSPPVEDLQILTKILHAMRDDSEKVPALLTDYILKVLCPT, from the exons ATGGCGGCTCCGTTAGCCCATTTTGATGAGGACTGGCAGGATTTTAACGAATTCAAGCCGTCCTCCGCTACGGCCGAGCAGCTGGACCAGCTGAACTCCAATGTGGGCGATTCGTCGTCGGGCCTAGACGATTTCTCCGACCTGGACAACAGTTTCTCCGGGGAGATATGCAGCTTCAAATCGATGGAGGACCTCGTCCACGACTTCGACGAGAAGCTGACAGTTTGTTTCCGAAACTATAACACCGCAACGGAGAACATAGCTCCCATTAAACCCATCACAGAGGATAATTACCTGAAAGACGACGA GGTGTGGAATGCTCTGACGGACAATTATGGCAACGTGATGGCGGTGGACTGGAAAACATCGCACACTCGCTCCCTACACCTGCCAACCCTCAAACTCACTGAGCTCGAG AAGTTGGACAACCAGTCTCTGGATCTGTCAGACGACGAGGAGCTGAGGGAGCAGATGGACATGCACTCCATCATCGTGTCCTGCATCAACAATGAGCCGCTCTATACAGCTGAACAG GTGATCGAGGAGATAGAAGAGATGATGCAGGAGTCTCCAGACCCAGACGATGATGACAGTCCTTCACAGTCCGACCTCTCCATGCTCTCTCAGGACCTCCATGCCCTGAAACGCTCGGGCTCCAACACCAGCTACGAGGACC GGCTGCGacatctgtctgtgtctgagctGACCGAGACTCTGGAGGAAGTGGAGACGGCCATCCGCCGCTACAGCGAGGAGCTGATCCAGGCTCTGGCCCTGCGGGACGAACTGGACTACGAAAAGGAG GTGAAGAACAGCTTCATCTCGCTGCTGATCGACGTGCAGAACAGACAGAAGGAGCACCGCGAGCTGCTgcggaagaagaagaaaatcagaAGTACGACAACAACCGGGCCCAACGGCCAAAGGACAACCAGCACGCACATACCGGGCACG CTCCTCACTCTGGAGGGACTCTCCAATGTCATTCAAAATGGCCTCCGTCAAACTTTTGGCAACACAGGAGGGGACAAACAG tATCTGACCACAGTAATCCCATATGAGAAGAAAGCAGGCTCCCCACCAGTCGAAGACCTCCAGATCCTCACAAAGA TCCTCCACGCCATGAGGGACGACAGTGAGAAGGTGCCTGCCCTGCTTACAGACTACATCCTCAAAG TTCTTTGTCCCACGTAA
- the fez2b gene encoding fasciculation and elongation protein zeta-2 isoform X2: protein MAAPLAHFDEDWQDFNEFKPSSATAEQLDQLNSNVGDSSSGLDDFSDLDNSFSGEICSFKSMEDLVHDFDEKLTVCFRNYNTATENIAPIKPITEDNYLKDDEVWNALTDNYGNVMAVDWKTSHTRSLHLPTLKLTELEKLDNQSLDLSDDEELREQMDMHSIIVSCINNEPLYTAEQVIEEIEEMMQESPDPDDDDSPSQSDLSMLSQDLHALKRSGSNTSYEDRLRHLSVSELTETLEEVETAIRRYSEELIQALALRDELDYEKEVKNSFISLLIDVQNRQKEHRELLRKKKKIRSTTTTGPNGQRTTSTHIPGTLLTLEGLSNVIQNGLRQTFGNTGGDKQYLTTVIPYEKKAGSPPVEDLQILTKILHAMRDDSEKVPALLTDYILKALV, encoded by the exons ATGGCGGCTCCGTTAGCCCATTTTGATGAGGACTGGCAGGATTTTAACGAATTCAAGCCGTCCTCCGCTACGGCCGAGCAGCTGGACCAGCTGAACTCCAATGTGGGCGATTCGTCGTCGGGCCTAGACGATTTCTCCGACCTGGACAACAGTTTCTCCGGGGAGATATGCAGCTTCAAATCGATGGAGGACCTCGTCCACGACTTCGACGAGAAGCTGACAGTTTGTTTCCGAAACTATAACACCGCAACGGAGAACATAGCTCCCATTAAACCCATCACAGAGGATAATTACCTGAAAGACGACGA GGTGTGGAATGCTCTGACGGACAATTATGGCAACGTGATGGCGGTGGACTGGAAAACATCGCACACTCGCTCCCTACACCTGCCAACCCTCAAACTCACTGAGCTCGAG AAGTTGGACAACCAGTCTCTGGATCTGTCAGACGACGAGGAGCTGAGGGAGCAGATGGACATGCACTCCATCATCGTGTCCTGCATCAACAATGAGCCGCTCTATACAGCTGAACAG GTGATCGAGGAGATAGAAGAGATGATGCAGGAGTCTCCAGACCCAGACGATGATGACAGTCCTTCACAGTCCGACCTCTCCATGCTCTCTCAGGACCTCCATGCCCTGAAACGCTCGGGCTCCAACACCAGCTACGAGGACC GGCTGCGacatctgtctgtgtctgagctGACCGAGACTCTGGAGGAAGTGGAGACGGCCATCCGCCGCTACAGCGAGGAGCTGATCCAGGCTCTGGCCCTGCGGGACGAACTGGACTACGAAAAGGAG GTGAAGAACAGCTTCATCTCGCTGCTGATCGACGTGCAGAACAGACAGAAGGAGCACCGCGAGCTGCTgcggaagaagaagaaaatcagaAGTACGACAACAACCGGGCCCAACGGCCAAAGGACAACCAGCACGCACATACCGGGCACG CTCCTCACTCTGGAGGGACTCTCCAATGTCATTCAAAATGGCCTCCGTCAAACTTTTGGCAACACAGGAGGGGACAAACAG tATCTGACCACAGTAATCCCATATGAGAAGAAAGCAGGCTCCCCACCAGTCGAAGACCTCCAGATCCTCACAAAGA TCCTCCACGCCATGAGGGACGACAGTGAGAAGGTGCCTGCCCTGCTTACAGACTACATCCTCAAAG CTCTGGTATGA
- the wdr26b gene encoding WD repeat-containing protein 26: protein MQANGAGQGQESTELSCLNSAQNGESSSAGGAHSNGLLSSTDNGTNIGTSNGSTTAGPGSGTASTASGSEVGSLKKKKRLSQAEEDVIRLIGQHLHGLGLNQTVDLLMQESGCRLEHSSATKFRNHVMEGEWDKAENDLNELRALMHSPNAIVRMKFLLLQQKYLEYLEDGKVLEALQVLRGELTPLKYNTDRIHVLSGYLMCSHAEDLRAKAEWEGKGTASRCRLLDKLQTYLPPSVMLPPRRLQTLLRQAVELQRDRCLYHNTKLDSNLDSVSLLLDHVCSRKQFPCYTQQILTEHCNEVWFCKFSNDGTKLATGSKDTTVIVWQVDPESHQLKLLRTLEGHAYGVSYLAWSPDDTYLIACGPDDCSELWLWNVQTGELRTKMSQSHEDSLTSVAWNPDGKRFVTGGQRGQFYQCDLDGNLLDSWEGVRVQCLWCLGDGRAVLASDTHQRIRGYNFEDLTDRNIVQEDHPIMSFTVSKNGRLALLNVATQGVHLWDLQDRVLVRKYQGVTQGFYTIHSCFGGHNEDFIASGSEDHKVYIWHRRGELPIAELTGHTRTVNCVSWNPTIPGLMASASDDGTVRVWGPAPFLDSQEADGLNENCSNMDS from the exons atgcagGCAAACGGGGCAGGACAGGGACAAGAATCTACGGAGCTCTCCTGCCTGAACAGCGCACAAAACGGGGAGTCATCCTCGGCCGGTGGAGCCCACTCGAACGGGCTTCTTTCCAGCACAGACAACGGAACTAACATCGGTACCAGTAACGGGTCTACGACAGCAGGGCCCGGTTCGGGGACTGCCTCCACAGCTTCGGGCTCGGAGGTCGGTtctttgaagaagaagaaacgacTCTCGCAGGCGGAGGAAGATGTCATACGATTAATAGGACAACATCTCCACGGACTAGGGCTGAA tCAGACAGTGGACCTGCTAATGCAGGAATCAGGCTGCAGACTGGAACACTCCTCAGCTACCAAGTTCCGCAACCATGTCATGGAGGGCGAATGGGACAAG gCTGAGAATGATCTCAATGAGCTGAGAGCACTGATGCATTCTCCCAATGCTATTGTG CGTATGAagttcctgctgctgcagcagaagtACCTGGAGTACCTCGAGGATGGCAAAGTCCTGGAGGCTCTGCAGGTGCTCCGAGGAGAGCTGACGCCACTCAAGTACAACACAGACCGCATCCACGTACTCAGCGG GTACTTAATGTGTAGCCACGCTGAGGACCTGAGGGCAAAGGCAGAGTGGGAGGGTAAAGGTACCGCCTCACGCTGCCGACTGCTGGACAAATTACAGA CCTATCTGCCCCCTTCTGTGATGCTGCCCCCTCGGCGGCTGCAGACTCTGCTGCGGCAAGCAGTGGAGCTTCAGAGGGACCGCTGCCTCTATCACAACACCAAGCTAGACAGTAATTTggactctgtctctctcctcctcgatcacgtctgcagcag GAAACAGTTCCCCTGTTACACGCAACAGATTCTGACAGAGCACTGTAACGAGGTGTGGTTCTGCAAATTCTCAAACGACGGCACCAAACTAGCAACTGGCTCCAAAGACACTACAGTCATAGTTTGGCAAGTGGACCCG GAGAGCCACCAGTTAAAGTTGCTGAGAACCCTGGAGGGTCATGCATATGGTGTCTCTTACTTAGCCTGGAGTCCTGATGACACTTACCTGATCGCCTGTGGACCTGACGACTGCTCTGAGCTGTGGCTCTGGAATGTTCAG ACGGGGGAGCTGCGGACCAAAATGTCCCAGTCCCATGAGGACAGTCTGACCAGTGTGGCCTGGAACCCCGATGGCAAACGCTTTGTCACTGGAGGACAAAGAGGACAGTTTTATCAATGT GACCTGGATGGCAACTTGTTGGACTCCTGGGAAGGTGTGAGGGTGCAGTGCCTGTGGTGCCTGGGCGATGGCAGAGCAGTGCTGGcctctgacacacaccaacGTATCCGGGGGTACAACTTCGAGGACcttacagacagaaacat AGTTCAGGAGGATCACCCTATCATGTCTTTTACTGTTTCAAAGAATGGAAGATTAGCTTTGTTAAATGTAGCAACTCAG GGAGTGCACCTGTGGGACCTTCAAGACCGGGTGCTGGTGAGGAAGTACCAAGGTGTGACCCAGGGCTTCTACACCATCCACTCCTGCTTTGGGGGACACAACGAAGACTTCATTGCCAGTGGCAGCGAAG ACCACAAAGTGTACATCTGGCACAGACGCGGTGAACTTCCCATTGCTGAGCTGACAGGCCACACACGTACCGTCAACTGTGTGAGCTGGAACCCCACCATCCCAGGACTCATGGCCTCCGCCTCAGATGATGGCACAGTGCGTGTCTGGGGTCCAGCACCCTTCCTCGACTCACAAGAAGCGGACGGACTCAACG AGAACTGCAGTAACATGGACAGTTGA